GACACCGGGAGGTCCCACAAAACAGAGGATCGGAGCCTTACCTTCAGGATTCAGTTTACGAACTGCTAGAAACTCAAGCACTCGCTCCTTCACATCCTTAAGATCATAATGGTCTTTCTCCAGAACTGATCTTGCTCTGGCAATATTCAATTTATCCTTTGTACTTTCCATCCAGGGCAAACTAAGAATCCATTCGATATAATTTCGAATAACAGCAACTTCAGGAATACCGGGATGCATTCTTGTCAGTCTGTCGAGTTCTTCATCAGCAGCTTTTCTGACCTTATCGGGAAGCTTCTTCTTCAAGAGCCTCTCCTTGAGCTCCTCAGCTTCAGGGTTTTCGCTTTCTCCCCCGAGTTCTTTCTGGATAGCTTTCAACTGCTCCTTTAGAATATACTCCTTCTGATCCTTCTCAATCTCGTTCCTGACCTGACCCTGAATTTTATTACGAAGTTTAAGTATCCTGATTTCCTTCTCCATTATTCCGGATAGCTGCCAGAGGCGCTCAAGAATATTATCAGCCTCAAGAATCTTCTGTTTGTCTTCTATGTTTGCTTCTATCCTGCTTGCTGCCAGAAAACTGAGTCTTTCGGGATCGTCAGACAATTCCATGAACTGCGAGTCATCAGGGATGCTCCTTGTCAGTTCAAAAATCTGTTTCAATTGCATCACAATAGTATTCTGCCAGGCATCGAGTTCGATATCACCCTCGGGATATACCGTTTCCAGTCTTTTCACTCTGGCTAACAGATATGGAGCGTTTGAATCAATAAATTCAAGTATTCTGAATCTGGCAAGTCCTCTCAGGTGCAACCTGATAATATCCCCCGGAAACCGATACAGTCTGTCAATACCGGTTATTGTACCTGTCCGGTACAGATCAGCTGGTACAATCTGTCTATCACTGATCTTCTTAACACAGACCAGACCGATCATCTTATCTCCCCTGACAGCATCATCAACAAGTTCGACGGTTTCGGAACTGGTTATTGTGCGTGGGATCATAGTATATGGATACACAACTCCATTTGGATTTGGCAGAATCGGCAATATTTCTGGAATATCCAGAGTGCTTTCCCGAACCATTTATTCTCCTCTATCTTTTATTGTTATTGCAAACTCCCTGTGGCTGATTACTGAAACTCTGATACTTGTCTGATTCAGTTCGGGGAGTTTTATGCAGAGAACTCCATTTTTCATAGATGCAGTAACTTCAGGTATATCAATCTTTCCCGGAAGATGAATCTCACGGTGGAATGCACCTGTGAGGATCTCCAGCTTTTCTGCGATCAGTCCCTTTTCAGGTGGTTTCCTGATTCCTCCGATAGCAAAACCGTCAGGAAAAGCAATCAGTTCTATGTCGCTCGATGATAATCCAGGGAGTTCTACATACACCAGCCATGCATTCTGTACTTTATAGATATCAATAGCAGGTGTCCAGTTACCGTACATCGAGTGTAACTGAAACATGGCAGTCGGTTCTATTCGATATCGAATCGAACTGAGACGTTAGTAGTGACTTCAACCGGCTGAGAACCCTGCATCGCCGGACTGAAGACCCAGGTACGAACAGCATCAACCGCTGCCTGACCACAGCCAAGTCCCAGTGGATCATTTACAATACTGACATCCTTTACCAATCCATCAGCTCCAACGAGAACCGCAAGAGTAACGTAATCATGTAGATCTCCTCTTGCACGTGCCTGTGATGGAATCGAAGGAGGAGTCTGCTGTATCGCGAATGGAGATGATATGGGTAAATCCTCAACAGGTTCCACTTCGACAGTATCTTCCACCACCGACGCAATTGCAACAGCGTTGAACTGTATCGCCGATGTTTCACCTGCTGTTATTTCAACTGTATGAACA
The genomic region above belongs to Candidatus Aegiribacteria sp. and contains:
- a CDS encoding Hsp20/alpha crystallin family protein, giving the protein MFQLHSMYGNWTPAIDIYKVQNAWLVYVELPGLSSSDIELIAFPDGFAIGGIRKPPEKGLIAEKLEILTGAFHREIHLPGKIDIPEVTASMKNGVLCIKLPELNQTSIRVSVISHREFAITIKDRGE